A region from the Hydra vulgaris chromosome 08, alternate assembly HydraT2T_AEP genome encodes:
- the LOC136083011 gene encoding uncharacterized protein LOC136083011 codes for MTGKGRELADAEMKEEFSKSVVEVKRVSDRVICVKLEIDGVVMNVISAYAPQVGCDMEEKEDFWRELDEVVLQVPIEERMILGADFNGHVGEGNSADEEVMGRYWVKERNTEGQMVVDFAKRIKMTVVNTYFKKKEEHRVTYKSGGRGTQVDYILCRRRNLKEVSDCKVVPGESVAKQYRMVICMMVLEVRKKKRVRTEPKIRWWKLKNEDCCVKLRDEVRQALGGGVLDTWDETSNTVMDVARKILSVTSGQKKIDKETWWWNEEVQESLRGKRLAKKNWHLQQDKESRQKYKEMCGKTKRAVAKAKKKAYSNLYEK; via the coding sequence ATGACCGGTAAAGGAAGAGAGCTAGCTGATGCAGAAATGAAAGAGGAGTTTAGTAAGAGTGTAGTGGAGGTAAAGAGAGTAAGTGACAGAGTGATCTGTGTAAAGTTAGAGATTGATGGGGTGGTGATGAATGTCATAAGTGCTTATGCTCCTCAGGTAGGTTGTGATATGGAGGAGAAAGAAGATTTCTGGAGAGAGTTAGATGAAGTTGTTCTGCAGGTTCCTATAGAAGAGAGAATGATTCTTGGAGCAGATTTTAATGGACATGTTGGTGAAGGGAACAGCGCCGATGAGGAGGTGATGGGTAGGTATTGGGTTAAAGAAAGGAATACAGAAGGACAAATGGTGGTAGATTTTGCTAAAAGGATAAAGATGACTGTAGTTAAcacttattttaagaaaaaggaAGAGCACAGGGTGACGTATAAGAGTGGGGGAAGAGGCACACAGGTCGACTATATCCTCTGTAGGAGAAGAAACCTGAAAGAGGTTAGTGATTGTAAGGTGGTACCAGGAGAGAGTGTAGCTAAACAGTATAGGATGGTGATATGTATGATGGTTTTGGAGGTGAGGAAGAAGAAGAGAGTGAGAACAGAACCTAAAATCAGGTGGTGGAAGTTAAAGAATGAGGACTGTTGTGTAAAGTTGAGGGATGAGGTGAGACAGGCACTGGGTGGTGGTGTTCTGGATACCTGGGATGAGACGTCCAATACAGTGATGGATGTGGCTAGGAAGATACTTAGTGTGACATCAGGACAGAAGAAGATAGACAAGGAGACGTGGTGGTGGAATGAGGAAGTTCAGGAAAGTTTAAGAGGAAAGCGGTTGGCTAAAAAGAATTGGCATCTCCAGCAAGATAAAGAAAGTAGACAGAAGTATAAGGAGATGTGTGGCAAGACAAAGAGAGCAGTGgcaaaagctaaaaaaaaggcATATAGTAATCTGTATGAGAAGTAG
- the LOC136083012 gene encoding uncharacterized protein LOC136083012, with amino-acid sequence MKDIVIKIADKGSSLIVMDSTYYSDKLVYQDHLSSSIKYEKTNLNSDKLVFKNLLKMIDKHKCLTQNEIDYITKFEWKSSNFYVIPKMHKCKEIIKKVQESNSLVIEMQPPIDLKGRPIIAGIDSPTSHLSQFLHVILSPIVRKQKIYIKDDWDFLRKIPRKVELDSIILTCDIVNLHATIPHNLGLEAIKFWVEKHKNLIPERITTNFIIESASFILKNNNFLFDNQLFHQITGTAMGTDFAPDYACLSVGFLEETILFPKILPRFFSNDEVHTIEQFYFRYVDDGFNIWPKHLDINKFKLSLAELNNSITFTIDYGIELVEKENIYNIINFLDISVILQNNKYIKTDIFYKETNTHDYLNFTSHHPYHTKKNIPYSLAKRIIVFTSDYITENLHLAELKLWLKECNYPDIVIEKAFHNAKLQGPAQQKKPNEVVPLVTTFYSNLNCQPILTKTKLLLGLSTSERIQKIFSNINPVIAYKQPPNLLRQLTSAKFNSTTSNNKKIGIFKCNDSRCKICLFYLQEGQVVVSSEFEDMSNSMRVDKVLTAWATKSYLSLKPLGS; translated from the exons ATGAAAGacattgttattaaaatagctGATAAAGGTAGCAGTTTAATTGTGATGGACTCTACATATTACAGCGATAAGCTTGTCTATCAAGATCATCTATCATCTTCAATCAAGtatgaaaaaacaaacttaaactcTGATAAACtagttttcaaaaatcttttaaaaatgattgatAAACATAAATGCTTAACACAAAACGAGATAGACTACATTACAAAATTTGAATGGAAATCaagcaatttttatgtaattccCAAAATGCACAAATGTaaagaaataatcaaaaaagttcAAGAGTCTAATTCTCTAGTTATTGAAATGCAACCACCAATCGATTTAAAGGGTCGACCTATTATTGCAGGAATTGACTCACCTACGTCACATTTAAGCCAATTTCTGCACGTAATTCTATCTCCTATTGTACggaagcaaaaaatttatataaaagatgaTTGGGACTTCTTAAGAAAAATTCCTAGAAAAGTAGAGCTAGATAGTATTATACTAACATGTGACATTGTTAACCTTCACGCTACAATTCCCCACAACCTTGGTTTAGAAGCAATAAAATTTTGggttgaaaaacataaaaatctaATACCTGAACGAATTACTACCAATTTCATTATAGAATCagcatcatttattttaaaaaacaataacttccTCTTTGATAATCAATTATTTCACCAAATCACAGGTACAGCCATGGGTACAGACTTTGCACCAGACTATGCATGTCTTTCGGTAGGTTTCTTAGAAGAAACAATACTTTTTCCAAAAATTCTACCAAGATTTTTTTCGAATGACGAGGTTCATACTATTGAACAGTTCTACTTTAGATATGTTGATGATGGTTTTAACATATGGCCTAAACACttagatataaacaaatttaaattgtcaCTCGCCGAATTAAACAATTCAATTACCTTCACAATTGACTATGGCATTGAAttagttgaaaaagaaaatatttataatataattaattttttagacatttcTGTTATTcttcaaaataacaaatatatcaaaactgacatattttataaagaaacaaacACACACGACTATCTTAATTTTACCAGTCATCATCCTTACCACACCAAAAAGAACATCCCTTATAGTCTTGCAAAAAGAATAATTGTATTTACATCTGATTATATCACCGAAAACCTGCATTTAGCAGAGCTTAAATTATGGCTGAAAGAATGTAATTATCCAGACATTGTTATTGAAAAAGCATTTCATAATGCAAAACTACAAGGACCAGCTCAACAAAAGAAACCTAATGAAGTCGTTCCTTTAGTCACTACATTTTACAGCAACCTAAATTGCCAACCTATATTAACTAAAACCAAACTTCTACTCGGTTTATCCACCAGtgaaagaatacaaaaaatattttctaacatAAATCCTGTAATAGCTTACAAACAACCACCAAATTTACTGAGACAACTTACTTCCGCTAAATTTAATTCCACAACATCTAATAACAAAAAGATaggaatttttaaatgtaatgatAGTCGTtgcaaaatttgtttattttacctaCAAGAG GGTCAAGTTGTTGTATCTTCGGAGTTTGAGGATATGTCTAACAGCATGCGTGTAGATAAAGTACTAACAGCATGGGCAACAAAGTCTTATCTTTCCCTTAAACCTCTTGGGAGCTAA